From a single Wolbachia endosymbiont of Oedothorax gibbosus genomic region:
- a CDS encoding phage tail protein has product MVEKMFLWAWDARPFPYFPNLCDMWTDCHNWQTGHWIQGKLSQLNISDVLSDLLQKTGLKSDQFDTSDVKGLLSGYVINDQQPVRSIIKMLQSCYFFDVVEQGSKLKFVQKSRGVTTGISIDEMVFSNNSKLVNISQLDLNNKVNIVYFNRNFGYPIDVKYAELPKQGTAITVEIPLIMEEGEAQNIAEVLLYSSWQERNIYNFKLPIKYAWLAPSDVMKILDGEKKHTVRIIKTKFESMAIQVIGIGYDHSIYKLSFPSTRSLMLKEYPPSHISKTIVEMIDLPHVKGNIASFTLIGEERNWKGATLFISYNDKDYKPIASTNKQSTYGYVMESTDEGLVIVLRFGKLSTIANLALVGKEVIKFESAKLIGKNKYQLSNLIRGQEGTKEYDHATGEKFVLLDDSIISFEVQPGKKFYLKAVTYGDSLDNTEMKGLGN; this is encoded by the coding sequence ATGGTAGAAAAAATGTTTCTCTGGGCATGGGATGCAAGGCCATTTCCTTACTTTCCCAATTTGTGTGATATGTGGACTGACTGCCATAACTGGCAGACAGGCCATTGGATTCAGGGAAAGCTTTCACAGCTTAATATTTCCGATGTTTTATCGGATCTGTTACAAAAAACAGGTTTAAAAAGTGACCAGTTCGATACGAGTGATGTTAAAGGATTATTGTCTGGATATGTGATAAACGACCAGCAACCCGTACGTTCTATTATTAAAATGCTGCAAAGTTGCTATTTTTTTGATGTGGTTGAACAGGGCTCTAAACTGAAATTTGTCCAAAAGAGCAGGGGAGTTACGACTGGAATATCAATTGATGAAATGGTTTTCAGTAACAATTCAAAACTTGTTAATATTAGTCAACTGGATTTAAACAATAAAGTTAACATCGTTTACTTTAACCGCAATTTTGGCTATCCAATTGATGTTAAATATGCTGAGTTGCCAAAGCAAGGCACTGCTATAACAGTTGAAATACCGCTCATTATGGAGGAGGGAGAGGCGCAAAATATAGCTGAGGTTTTACTTTATTCTTCGTGGCAAGAGAGAAATATATACAATTTCAAGCTACCGATAAAATATGCATGGCTTGCGCCAAGTGATGTAATGAAGATTTTAGACGGTGAGAAAAAGCATACGGTGAGAATTATAAAAACGAAATTTGAAAGCATGGCCATTCAAGTAATTGGCATTGGTTATGATCACTCTATATATAAGCTTTCTTTTCCTTCAACAAGGTCACTTATGCTGAAGGAATACCCTCCTTCTCACATCAGCAAAACCATCGTAGAAATGATAGATTTACCGCATGTTAAAGGTAATATCGCAAGCTTTACTTTAATTGGTGAGGAAAGGAATTGGAAGGGAGCAACGCTCTTTATTTCGTACAACGATAAGGATTATAAGCCTATCGCAAGCACAAATAAACAGTCTACTTACGGATATGTAATGGAATCTACCGATGAGGGGCTTGTAATAGTATTACGTTTTGGTAAGCTGTCAACAATTGCAAATTTAGCATTAGTTGGCAAAGAGGTAATAAAGTTCGAAAGTGCAAAGCTTATAGGTAAGAATAAATATCAGCTTAGCAACCTAATCAGAGGACAAGAAGGCACTAAAGAATATGATCATGCCACAGGTGAAAAATTTGTTCTACTTGATGATTCAATAATATCTTTCGAAGTGCAACCAGGGAAAAAATTTTACCTGAAAGCAGTTACTTATGGTGATTCATTGGATAACACGGAAATGAAAGGCCTTGGTAATTAA
- the dcd gene encoding dCTP deaminase codes for MAVMPDKWIREKAENFGMIEPFVNHKSSKGVISFGLSSYGYDARVDNKFKIFTNVNSAIVDPKNFSENSFIDKETDVCIIPPNSFVLASTVEYFRIPRNVLVICVGKSTYARCGIIVNVTPLEPGWEGHVTLEFSNTTPLPAKIYANEGACQFVFLSGESECEKSYDDMKGKYMNQHGITLPLVK; via the coding sequence ATGGCAGTTATGCCAGATAAATGGATAAGAGAAAAAGCTGAAAACTTTGGAATGATAGAGCCTTTTGTGAATCACAAAAGCAGTAAGGGGGTCATATCTTTCGGACTATCGTCTTATGGTTACGATGCAAGAGTGGATAATAAATTTAAGATTTTTACTAACGTTAATTCAGCCATCGTGGACCCTAAAAATTTCTCTGAGAATAGTTTTATAGATAAAGAAACAGACGTATGCATAATTCCACCAAATAGCTTTGTGCTTGCAAGCACAGTGGAATATTTTCGTATACCAAGAAATGTACTGGTCATTTGTGTTGGTAAATCAACTTACGCAAGATGTGGAATTATAGTAAACGTTACTCCCTTAGAACCTGGATGGGAAGGTCATGTCACACTCGAATTCTCAAACACCACTCCACTTCCTGCAAAAATTTACGCTAATGAAGGCGCATGCCAATTCGTATTTTTAAGCGGCGAAAGTGAGTGTGAAAAATCATATGATGATATGAAAGGAAAATATATGAATCAGCATGGTATCACTTTGCCGCTGGTGAAATAA
- a CDS encoding D-alanyl-D-alanine carboxypeptidase family protein, with protein sequence MLSRLVILLLVFILPFSSYSYQFRTKAKQAVVLDLASDSFIFDHNSDEKMAPSSMSKLMTLYVAFDYLKAGIITMEDKFRVSRKAWERKGSSMFLKEGQFVTVKELLEGITIVSGNDACITLAEGIAGSEENFVAEMNEVAQNLNLNDSHFVNSSGWPDEDHFMSAKDLVMLAKRIFTDFPEYYDLFSEQYLTYNEIVQKNKNLLLFHDIGVDGLKTGYTNAGGYGIVASAKRNDRRIFAVVNGLSTEKERIEEAKRLIQYSLNHFNTKKIFVKDSVVEEVNVLYGKDKKVPITVANDVTITYNRKLHDQIKVRIEYKDMIPAPIKKGQEVGKVFVEIPGIEQQTTPLYAANDVQELNFVEKFFRMLF encoded by the coding sequence ATGTTAAGCAGATTGGTAATTTTGCTATTAGTTTTTATACTTCCTTTCTCTTCATACTCATACCAGTTTAGAACCAAAGCAAAGCAAGCAGTAGTCTTAGATTTAGCTTCAGACTCGTTCATTTTTGACCATAATTCCGATGAAAAAATGGCCCCATCTTCAATGAGTAAGCTAATGACTTTATATGTAGCATTCGATTATCTAAAAGCTGGAATAATAACCATGGAAGATAAATTTCGAGTAAGCAGAAAAGCGTGGGAAAGAAAAGGCTCTTCTATGTTTTTGAAAGAAGGTCAGTTTGTTACGGTAAAAGAACTGCTTGAAGGAATTACAATAGTCTCAGGTAATGATGCCTGCATAACGCTAGCCGAGGGCATTGCAGGATCAGAAGAGAATTTTGTGGCTGAAATGAATGAGGTTGCACAAAATTTGAACCTGAATGACAGTCATTTTGTCAACTCAAGTGGATGGCCAGACGAAGATCATTTTATGAGCGCAAAAGACTTGGTAATGCTGGCAAAAAGGATTTTCACTGATTTTCCGGAATATTACGATTTATTTTCTGAACAATATCTGACATATAACGAAATTGTACAAAAAAATAAAAATCTTCTACTTTTTCATGACATTGGGGTTGACGGCTTAAAAACCGGTTATACAAATGCTGGTGGTTATGGCATTGTAGCATCTGCAAAACGAAACGATAGGAGAATTTTTGCTGTCGTAAATGGTTTAAGCACTGAGAAAGAGCGAATAGAAGAAGCAAAAAGACTGATACAATACTCCTTAAATCATTTTAATACTAAGAAAATATTTGTTAAAGACAGTGTAGTTGAGGAAGTAAATGTTCTCTATGGAAAAGATAAAAAAGTGCCTATTACAGTTGCAAACGATGTTACCATAACTTACAACCGCAAATTGCATGACCAAATTAAGGTGCGTATTGAATATAAAGATATGATACCTGCACCAATTAAAAAAGGTCAAGAAGTGGGCAAAGTTTTTGTAGAAATACCAGGCATTGAACAACAAACTACACCACTTTATGCAGCAAATGACGTGCAGGAATTGAATTTCGTAGAAAAGTTTTTTAGGATGTTATTTTAA
- a CDS encoding DMT family transporter — MCWLYLLLSSILEILWAVTLKFSNSFTKVVPSIATLVIMIISIYFLSLAACFLPIRVCYAVSSGICTIGITIIGATAFTENINLSQVLCIVLIVIGTIGLKLSI, encoded by the coding sequence ATGTGCTGGTTATATTTGTTGCTGTCTAGTATCCTAGAGATACTGTGGGCTGTAACGTTAAAGTTTAGTAACAGTTTTACTAAAGTTGTGCCTTCTATTGCAACATTGGTAATTATGATCATTAGCATTTACTTTTTATCTCTTGCAGCATGCTTTCTACCTATTAGAGTATGCTATGCAGTTTCCTCTGGAATATGCACAATTGGAATAACTATAATTGGTGCAACCGCTTTCACAGAGAATATTAATTTATCTCAAGTTTTATGTATCGTTTTAATTGTAATAGGAACCATAGGGCTAAAGCTCTCTATTTAA
- a CDS encoding DMT family transporter — protein MNWIYLLLASLIEVFWVITLKHSCGFTHLVPSIISILSMALSTYLLSLATRSIPIGVCYAIWTGVGAIGASILGVYLFNEPVNLFEVICFILVTFGIIGLKLFDTAKQTVDKME, from the coding sequence ATGAATTGGATATATTTACTCTTAGCTTCACTAATTGAAGTGTTCTGGGTCATAACACTTAAGCATAGTTGTGGATTTACTCATCTCGTACCATCAATAATTAGCATACTCTCCATGGCTCTTAGTACGTATTTACTTTCGCTCGCTACACGTTCTATACCTATCGGAGTATGCTATGCAATTTGGACTGGAGTGGGCGCTATAGGAGCTTCGATACTTGGAGTTTACCTATTTAATGAACCAGTTAATTTATTCGAAGTAATATGCTTTATTTTAGTTACATTCGGGATTATAGGATTAAAATTGTTTGATACTGCAAAACAAACTGTTGATAAAATGGAATAA
- a CDS encoding ankyrin repeat domain-containing protein encodes MTIEHEQWERMLSAIDADKNLSKDNVIGKIKEKLSQYSDEYKEWEGAGFGVNHLFAVEYGLLHLAIHNNLENVVNALLGVEGINANAKNGYGDTPLCKAARRGCTKTIRALIDNGADVNEKDNHECTPLHLACENGQTEVVNLLLKREDIDVNAISKDGYTPLHLATEKGYIEIVKTLIEGEGDVKAVDKYRNTPLHLAAKKGRIEIVKTLIEAGANVDAIDRDGRTSLHLAIQYGCKETVKTLIGAGANVNAADEDKRTPLHIATQFCRKEIVKILVEARANVNAADKYGCTPLHFAEDAETVKTLIGAGANVNALDKDKRTPLHNAKNEETAKALIGAGAKVNAVDKDKCTPLHMAARRGCKEVIETLIGKRADLLSKNNDNKIPSDFDKNHYIVRHVNFLLSEERMKRHDQQGKISLVAFSLTILFGTAITITLFAIGTITAGLYPVIGAVVTVVAAALAVAYTTVRMLEPSTKMDETKEAQNVNGNVQEVFP; translated from the coding sequence ATGACAATTGAACACGAGCAGTGGGAAAGAATGCTAAGTGCAATTGATGCTGACAAAAATTTAAGTAAAGATAACGTAATTGGGAAGATAAAAGAGAAATTATCACAATATTCAGATGAATATAAAGAGTGGGAAGGAGCTGGTTTTGGTGTAAACCACTTATTTGCAGTAGAATATGGATTATTGCATTTAGCTATCCACAATAATTTAGAAAATGTGGTGAATGCTCTATTGGGAGTAGAAGGAATCAATGCTAATGCAAAAAATGGATATGGAGACACTCCTTTATGTAAGGCTGCTCGCCGTGGCTGCACTAAAACAATAAGAGCTCTAATAGACAACGGAGCAGATGTTAATGAAAAAGATAATCATGAATGTACTCCTTTGCATTTGGCTTGTGAAAATGGTCAAACAGAAGTAGTAAATCTCCTATTGAAAAGAGAAGATATAGATGTTAATGCAATAAGTAAAGATGGGTATACTCCTTTACATTTGGCTACTGAAAAAGGTTACATAGAGATAGTAAAAACTCTAATAGAAGGAGAAGGAGATGTCAAAGCGGTAGATAAATATAGGAATACTCCTTTACATTTGGCTGCTAAAAAAGGTCGCATAGAGATAGTAAAAACTCTAATAGAAGCAGGAGCAAATGTTGATGCAATAGATAGAGATGGACGCACTTCCTTACATTTGGCTATTCAATATGGTTGTAAAGAAACAGTAAAAACTCTAATAGGAGCAGGAGCAAATGTTAATGCAGCAGATGAAGATAAACGCACTCCCTTGCATATAGCTACTCAATTTTGCCGTAAAGAGATAGTAAAAATTCTAGTAGAAGCAAGAGCAAATGTTAATGCAGCAGATAAATATGGATGTACTCCTTTACATTTTGCTGAAGATGCAGAGACAGTAAAAACTCTAATAGGAGCGGGAGCAAATGTTAACGCATTAGATAAAGATAAACGCACTCCCTTGCATAATGCCAAGAATGAAGAGACAGCAAAAGCTCTAATAGGAGCAGGAGCAAAGGTTAATGCAGTAGATAAAGATAAATGCACTCCCTTACATATGGCTGCTCGACGTGGTTGCAAAGAGGTAATTGAGACTTTAATAGGCAAAAGAGCAGATCTTTTGTCAAAGAATAATGATAATAAAATTCCGAGCGATTTTGACAAAAATCATTATATAGTTCGGCATGTGAATTTTCTTTTATCTGAAGAAAGAATGAAACGACATGACCAACAGGGTAAAATATCTCTTGTTGCTTTCAGTTTAACAATATTGTTTGGTACTGCTATAACGATAACACTTTTTGCAATTGGAACAATTACAGCTGGGCTATATCCTGTAATAGGAGCAGTAGTTACAGTTGTAGCAGCAGCATTAGCGGTAGCTTATACTACAGTTAGAATGTTAGAACCTAGTACTAAAATGGATGAAACGAAAGAAGCGCAAAACGTAAATGGGAATGTGCAGGAAGTATTTCCTTAA
- the prfB gene encoding peptide chain release factor 2 (programmed frameshift) has protein sequence MKTYSEIFEYFQGLNKSISLIRRCLDIEKLKLRLEELDFQASNDDLWQDNQKAQEILKERSKIKYDIESFSKLESDYNDAISLMKSAIDENDEEFFSEVENELAKLEKLIKCKETESLFTGEADNNDCFLEIHSGAGGTESNDWAEMLMRMYVRWAEIYHNFKVEVVEKLEGESVGIKSAMIKIVGEKAYGWAKSESGIHRLVRISPFDANGKRHTSFASVGVTPVIEDSIDIAVDEKDLKIDTYRASGAGGQHVNKTESAVRITHIPTGVVVQCQNGRSQHRNKDEALKLLKGRLYQIELEKKEQKMAEEYGKKCDIGWGNQIRSYVMHPYQMVKDLRTGHEVGNINSVFDGNIDCFIVSVLTKQN, from the exons ATGAAAACTTATTCAGAAATTTTCGAATACTTTCAAGGCTTAAATAAAAGTATTTCTCTTATCAGGAGGTGTCTT GACATAGAAAAATTAAAGTTGCGTCTTGAAGAGCTGGATTTCCAAGCGTCGAATGATGATCTGTGGCAAGACAATCAAAAGGCACAAGAAATTTTAAAAGAACGTTCTAAAATTAAGTATGACATAGAGTCGTTTTCAAAGCTAGAAAGCGATTACAACGATGCCATCAGCTTAATGAAGTCTGCTATTGATGAGAATGATGAAGAATTTTTCTCTGAAGTTGAAAATGAATTAGCTAAGCTAGAGAAATTAATCAAGTGTAAAGAAACAGAATCCTTATTTACTGGCGAAGCAGATAATAATGACTGCTTTTTAGAAATCCACTCAGGAGCTGGTGGAACCGAGAGCAATGATTGGGCTGAAATGCTGATGCGCATGTATGTAAGGTGGGCAGAAATTTATCACAACTTTAAAGTTGAAGTTGTAGAAAAATTAGAAGGAGAGTCGGTTGGTATAAAGTCTGCAATGATAAAAATCGTTGGAGAAAAAGCTTATGGGTGGGCAAAAAGTGAAAGTGGAATTCACAGGCTGGTTAGAATATCGCCGTTTGATGCAAATGGTAAACGTCATACCAGTTTTGCAAGTGTAGGAGTAACTCCAGTAATAGAAGATTCAATTGATATTGCTGTGGATGAAAAGGATCTAAAGATCGACACCTACCGAGCTTCTGGAGCAGGCGGTCAGCATGTGAACAAGACTGAAAGTGCGGTACGCATTACGCATATTCCAACTGGTGTTGTAGTTCAATGCCAAAATGGTCGTTCTCAACACAGAAATAAGGATGAGGCATTAAAATTACTTAAAGGACGTTTGTACCAAATTGAACTGGAAAAAAAAGAACAAAAGATGGCTGAAGAATATGGTAAAAAATGCGATATAGGCTGGGGCAATCAGATCAGATCGTACGTTATGCATCCATATCAAATGGTGAAGGATTTAAGAACTGGACATGAAGTGGGTAATATAAATTCTGTTTTTGATGGTAATATAGATTGTTTCATAGTTAGTGTGCTTACTAAGCAAAATTAG
- the mgtE gene encoding magnesium transporter, which produces MNIKISSHYGLDKKAIDDLIESLDNEELENVRNIVKTIDSVQLAYFLSTSISDHREKLVNILDQHLLSDALVHVVPDLQIEIIETLGIENTAKLLMLLDVEDIVTIVKDLDRKSVESILYYLPSKTQKSVEELLSYPEESAGRLIHKDMVIAPYYWTINQLTEFVCNYKKIPERFHQIFIINSKLEPIGSVNLNKVISHSGDTIIKEIMDHDIKIIKTGVDQEEVARIFKDYSILSAPVVNKNGKIIGVILIEDVIKVVQQETEEDVLKISGVSSKADINAPIHKTIIKRLPWLLFNLLAATMCSIVVGFFDDVIKSFIVLPIIMPIIASMSGNAGSQTVTLTIRAIATKYLTEQNAKRVLMKEFLIGLINGVILSTISLVVLAIRFHSFKVEMIFVVSMIMMSIIATFIGTFIPIMLHRLKSDPAVSSSILTSATTDILSALIFLGLATIFLLNS; this is translated from the coding sequence ATGAATATTAAAATAAGTTCTCATTATGGTTTAGACAAAAAGGCTATTGATGACTTAATAGAATCACTTGATAACGAGGAGCTAGAAAATGTTCGTAATATTGTAAAAACGATAGACAGTGTTCAGTTAGCTTATTTTTTATCTACTTCAATCAGTGATCACAGAGAGAAATTAGTTAATATCCTCGATCAACATTTGTTAAGTGATGCCCTAGTGCATGTAGTGCCAGATTTACAAATAGAGATCATAGAAACATTGGGAATAGAAAATACAGCAAAGTTACTAATGCTCCTTGATGTAGAAGATATAGTAACCATAGTGAAAGATTTGGATAGAAAGTCTGTAGAAAGCATACTTTACTATTTGCCCAGCAAGACTCAGAAATCAGTAGAGGAGTTGCTATCATACCCAGAAGAAAGTGCAGGAAGGTTAATACATAAAGATATGGTTATAGCTCCATATTACTGGACGATAAATCAACTGACAGAATTTGTGTGCAACTATAAAAAAATACCAGAAAGATTTCACCAGATATTCATTATCAACTCAAAATTAGAGCCTATAGGCAGTGTTAATTTAAATAAGGTAATATCTCACTCAGGAGACACAATAATAAAAGAGATAATGGATCATGACATAAAAATCATTAAAACTGGAGTAGACCAAGAGGAAGTAGCAAGAATATTTAAAGATTACTCTATATTATCAGCTCCGGTAGTAAATAAGAATGGTAAAATTATTGGTGTGATCTTAATTGAAGATGTGATAAAAGTTGTTCAACAAGAAACAGAAGAGGATGTACTCAAAATAAGCGGTGTATCTTCTAAAGCCGATATAAATGCCCCTATACATAAAACTATAATTAAAAGGCTACCTTGGTTACTGTTTAACCTCTTAGCTGCAACAATGTGTTCCATAGTAGTTGGCTTTTTCGATGATGTAATAAAAAGTTTTATAGTACTGCCAATAATCATGCCGATAATTGCATCAATGAGCGGAAATGCAGGATCCCAAACAGTAACGCTAACCATCCGGGCAATCGCAACAAAATATCTAACTGAGCAAAATGCAAAAAGAGTACTGATGAAAGAATTTTTAATAGGTCTGATAAACGGAGTGATCTTATCTACTATTTCATTAGTAGTGTTAGCAATAAGGTTTCACAGCTTCAAAGTAGAGATGATTTTTGTGGTCTCCATGATTATGATGTCAATTATTGCAACGTTCATCGGAACTTTCATTCCTATAATGCTTCATCGTTTAAAGTCTGACCCTGCCGTTTCTTCTTCAATCCTAACATCGGCAACAACTGATATTCTCTCAGCTCTTATATTTCTTGGTTTAGCTACGATCTTTTTATTAAACAGCTGA
- a CDS encoding IS982 family transposase, producing the protein MKKDITELYCCVEDFCRAVDDNFANRFLSNGKKPTRVPEIAHSEILTIILLYHKSPCKNFKAFYLCYLQLFYRSEFSKLPSYHRFIALKPRVLWYLALLLQWFCEQAKMTGISYIDSTSIAVCHRKRISRNKVFKGLAELGKNTYGWFFGFKLHVVINEIGEIQGVTLTRGNVDDRKPVPTLTKKLTGLLFGDKGYIKKELFEKLFDRGLKLVTKVKKGMKNALISLKEKILLGKRSIVETVFGCLKNKFELEHTRHRSTVNFLVHIFSTLISYSMQSKKPCISQLYFVG; encoded by the coding sequence ATGAAGAAAGATATTACAGAACTGTACTGTTGCGTCGAGGATTTTTGTCGTGCGGTAGATGATAATTTTGCAAATAGGTTCTTATCAAACGGCAAAAAACCAACCAGAGTACCAGAAATAGCGCACTCAGAAATTCTAACCATAATCCTATTATACCATAAATCACCATGTAAAAACTTCAAGGCTTTTTATCTTTGTTATCTTCAGTTATTCTATAGATCAGAGTTTTCAAAGCTGCCTTCATATCACAGATTTATTGCCTTAAAGCCGCGAGTTTTGTGGTATTTAGCATTACTTTTGCAATGGTTTTGTGAACAAGCAAAAATGACCGGGATTTCCTACATAGATTCTACTTCAATAGCAGTATGCCATCGAAAAAGAATCTCAAGAAATAAGGTTTTCAAAGGATTAGCAGAGTTAGGAAAGAATACTTACGGCTGGTTTTTTGGTTTTAAATTACATGTAGTAATCAATGAAATAGGTGAAATTCAAGGTGTTACGCTAACCAGAGGTAACGTCGATGACAGAAAACCTGTACCAACTCTAACCAAAAAACTAACTGGACTTTTGTTTGGAGATAAGGGCTATATAAAGAAAGAGCTCTTTGAGAAACTATTCGATAGAGGTCTAAAACTCGTCACTAAAGTGAAAAAAGGTATGAAAAATGCACTGATTTCGCTGAAAGAGAAGATTTTACTAGGGAAAAGATCGATTGTTGAAACGGTTTTTGGCTGCCTAAAAAACAAATTTGAACTTGAGCACACTCGGCATAGATCCACAGTAAATTTCTTGGTACATATTTTTTCTACCCTCATTTCTTATTCAATGCAATCGAAAAAGCCCTGTATTTCTCAGCTTTACTTCGTTGGTTAA
- a CDS encoding TrkH family potassium uptake protein produces MKNHQRLQNLRSIVFIVGIFLLLFSLAMLIPAITNKYLSYEWKNFLAGFIITCTSGAIFILLGKLSRLYGMPAIFAITSCTWIALSLFAAIPFYFDNLSYVDALFETISGITTTGATIFNDIEKQSPGILLWRAMLHGMGGFGVITIGIAVFPMFKVLSLNNLLYSEYSDATKRKLPNTRSVVIHVTAIYYGLILLCIFSYYLAGMPLFDAICHGMSAVSTGGFANYNDSIGHYNNPMLEAITIVFMILGSLPFLSYLKIIRRLDICHDEQVSYFVKIAIVSSLFACFWLYQNVDLGVSLSFRCSTFTITSLITSTGYAICNHIDWSFISVLAFFLTFVGGCSGSSSGGIKIFRLIIFLKSIENHFRLLLNPGAGDRVKFNGKTLENDEVHSVFIFFAIFMLTFTISSVVMSYLSNADFITSISSVSATLTNSGPGFSNLIGPSGNYSSFSNEVKLFLSFLMLLGRLEILPIYFCIGNLFLFNRKK; encoded by the coding sequence ATGAAAAATCATCAACGTTTACAAAATTTGCGTTCAATTGTATTTATTGTGGGAATATTCCTATTGCTGTTTAGCTTAGCAATGCTTATTCCTGCTATTACCAATAAGTATCTCAGCTACGAATGGAAAAATTTTCTCGCTGGATTCATAATTACCTGCACATCTGGCGCAATTTTTATTTTACTCGGTAAATTAAGTAGATTGTATGGCATGCCGGCAATTTTTGCGATTACTAGTTGCACCTGGATTGCCTTGTCTCTGTTTGCAGCTATTCCTTTCTATTTTGATAATCTGAGCTATGTTGATGCATTGTTTGAAACGATATCTGGCATCACAACCACAGGAGCAACTATATTTAATGATATTGAAAAACAATCTCCAGGAATACTGCTATGGAGAGCAATGCTACATGGCATGGGGGGTTTTGGTGTAATAACTATAGGAATTGCAGTTTTTCCTATGTTTAAGGTTCTCAGCCTAAATAATTTACTTTATTCTGAATATTCAGATGCTACCAAAAGGAAGTTGCCGAACACGCGAAGCGTAGTAATTCATGTTACGGCAATATATTATGGCCTAATTTTGTTATGTATATTTTCCTATTATCTAGCTGGTATGCCACTGTTTGATGCAATATGTCACGGAATGTCCGCTGTATCAACTGGTGGATTTGCTAACTATAATGATTCTATAGGGCACTACAATAACCCTATGTTAGAAGCCATAACGATCGTTTTTATGATTTTGGGTTCTCTGCCTTTTCTTAGCTATTTAAAAATCATAAGACGGTTAGACATTTGCCATGATGAACAGGTCTCTTACTTTGTTAAGATAGCTATTGTTTCATCTTTATTTGCTTGTTTTTGGTTGTATCAAAATGTTGATTTAGGAGTGTCATTATCATTTAGATGCAGCACATTTACTATCACTTCCTTGATTACGTCAACTGGTTATGCAATCTGTAATCATATAGATTGGAGTTTCATTTCAGTCTTAGCTTTTTTTCTAACCTTTGTTGGTGGATGTAGTGGTTCTTCAAGTGGTGGCATCAAAATCTTTCGTTTGATCATTTTTCTAAAGTCTATAGAAAATCACTTTCGCCTTTTATTAAACCCAGGCGCAGGCGATAGGGTAAAATTCAATGGAAAAACCCTGGAGAATGATGAAGTTCACTCTGTCTTTATATTTTTTGCAATTTTCATGTTAACGTTTACCATTTCATCAGTAGTGATGTCTTACTTAAGCAATGCAGACTTTATAACTAGCATCAGCTCAGTCTCTGCAACGCTTACAAATTCTGGCCCGGGATTTAGTAATTTAATAGGTCCTTCGGGTAATTATTCCTCTTTCAGTAATGAAGTAAAATTATTTCTATCGTTTTTAATGCTGCTTGGCAGACTTGAAATATTGCCAATCTATTTTTGTATAGGCAATTTATTCTTATTTAATAGAAAGAAATAG